From the Nonlabens marinus S1-08 genome, one window contains:
- a CDS encoding FecR family protein, whose translation MDKEYLIKKWLENDLSKAEAKAFAALEDAAWYEEIVEHAQGFSGEHHARVLPFEALENKITGQKSSSWNWLKIATRIAAVFVIAFGLYMVFDNDDIKTFQTNYAQVETIRLPDNSEIKLNELSRLEYNASTWDEKRELDLEGEAFFDVEKGKRFDVNTMYGTISVLGTQFNVSARDSIFSVICYEGLVQVFHDNTTTKLPAGKAYRVKNGVSETFDVAVIQPEWLQNMKVFDQASVEEVFAALEAHYNIKITLENIDKSMLFTGAFELDNLDNALMAITQSLNLTYQKTSKTQVVVTNAQE comes from the coding sequence ATGGACAAAGAATACTTAATAAAGAAGTGGTTAGAAAACGACTTGTCAAAAGCAGAAGCTAAGGCTTTTGCCGCTTTAGAGGATGCAGCATGGTATGAGGAGATTGTTGAACATGCGCAAGGTTTTAGTGGCGAGCACCACGCTAGAGTACTCCCATTTGAAGCATTGGAAAATAAAATTACCGGTCAAAAATCATCATCCTGGAATTGGCTAAAAATAGCCACCCGCATTGCTGCCGTCTTTGTTATAGCTTTTGGACTATATATGGTGTTCGATAACGATGATATAAAAACATTCCAGACAAATTACGCACAGGTAGAAACAATTAGGCTACCAGATAATTCTGAGATAAAATTAAATGAGCTCTCCCGGCTGGAGTACAACGCTTCAACATGGGATGAGAAACGAGAATTAGATCTGGAAGGAGAAGCTTTTTTTGATGTAGAAAAAGGGAAACGCTTTGACGTAAATACTATGTATGGTACCATCAGCGTGTTAGGGACACAATTTAATGTGAGTGCGCGAGATAGTATTTTTAGTGTGATTTGTTATGAAGGATTGGTGCAGGTGTTTCATGATAACACCACTACTAAGCTTCCAGCTGGTAAAGCCTATCGCGTGAAGAATGGAGTTTCAGAAACATTTGATGTCGCTGTGATCCAGCCAGAATGGTTGCAAAACATGAAGGTTTTTGATCAAGCAAGTGTAGAAGAGGTCTTTGCCGCTTTAGAGGCGCATTACAACATAAAAATCACGCTAGAGAATATAGATAAATCCATGTTATTCACTGGTGCGTTCGAGCTTGATAACCTGGACAATGCATTAATGGCTATTACCCAAAGTCTAAATTTGACCTATCAAAAGACGAGTAAAACCCAGGTTGTTGTAACTAATGCTCAAGAATAA
- the asnB gene encoding asparagine synthase (glutamine-hydrolyzing): protein MCGVSGIWNRRGPHLNKQQIELFTDSIAHRGPDGSGYYFNEVKGVALGHRRLSILDESNAGKQPMSIDNNLWITYNGEIFNFIELRKELEQLGFRFKSETDTEVFLTAYKAWGLDCFSKFNGMWAAGIYDQSKQELLLVRDRYGIKPLYYLNSKNNLFAFSSETIAFKSLEGFERSFNQNNLNLVFQDAKCLEGRGETIFEHLRQVKPGHFLKVTQSDLIENRWWYPESQSPKVPGTYEEQVEYFKEIFEDACALRLRSDVPLASALSGGLDSSSVYATLHKINRHHSFERRPSNWQNAYTLIFPGSAQDEQYYAEKVAAHVGGNLKTIEVDYSRVDNILSQTRLFDSVYDNPNFILVSLYEKMRTDGIKVSLDGHGVDELLFGYPEMLRQASRSLEGTNNDLQKQLDKIVDSMLFRNGQKKAFTNYLRQQVNRVKILTKNILFENQSSKSDSFVFPDAGKKNIREFDSLSDITNYHFYETSLPSILRNFDRASMQAGVEVRMPFMDYRIVDFLHAIPFESKVKFPFSKRILRSAMKGTLPEEIRVRKSKIGLVAPMDHLLNNYLQEFAMDIMNSKDFIESPYWDGKSIQEYATHKTGKNSWTMQDGMQIWPYLNAYLIK from the coding sequence ATGTGTGGTGTAAGCGGAATATGGAACCGTAGAGGTCCACATTTAAATAAGCAACAAATTGAGCTATTTACGGATAGTATTGCTCATCGTGGTCCAGATGGTTCTGGGTATTATTTCAACGAAGTCAAAGGTGTAGCTTTAGGTCATAGGCGTTTATCAATACTGGACGAAAGCAATGCTGGCAAACAACCGATGTCCATCGACAATAATTTATGGATTACCTATAACGGAGAAATATTTAATTTTATAGAGCTTAGAAAGGAACTCGAGCAGTTAGGATTTCGATTTAAGAGCGAGACAGATACTGAGGTGTTTCTTACAGCCTACAAAGCATGGGGACTAGATTGTTTTAGCAAGTTCAATGGGATGTGGGCAGCTGGAATTTATGATCAGTCCAAGCAAGAATTGCTTTTGGTTCGTGATCGATATGGAATTAAACCGCTTTATTATCTCAATTCAAAGAATAATCTTTTTGCTTTCAGTTCAGAAACGATTGCGTTTAAATCATTAGAAGGTTTTGAGCGTAGTTTCAATCAAAATAACCTCAATCTAGTATTTCAAGATGCTAAATGTTTAGAAGGTAGGGGTGAAACTATTTTTGAACACTTAAGACAAGTCAAGCCAGGGCATTTTTTAAAAGTTACCCAGTCTGACCTGATTGAAAATAGATGGTGGTACCCTGAATCGCAGAGCCCCAAAGTACCAGGAACCTACGAAGAACAGGTTGAATATTTTAAAGAGATTTTTGAAGATGCCTGCGCTCTTCGATTGCGTAGCGATGTGCCTCTAGCATCAGCACTAAGCGGCGGTCTGGATTCATCTTCCGTATATGCAACGTTGCATAAAATTAATAGGCACCACTCTTTTGAGCGTAGACCCAGCAATTGGCAGAATGCCTACACGTTGATTTTTCCAGGCTCTGCTCAGGACGAGCAGTATTATGCAGAGAAAGTTGCCGCACATGTAGGTGGTAATCTTAAAACTATTGAAGTAGATTACAGCAGGGTAGATAACATCTTAAGCCAGACAAGGCTATTTGATAGTGTTTACGATAACCCGAACTTCATTTTAGTCTCATTATATGAAAAGATGCGGACTGATGGTATAAAAGTTTCATTGGACGGGCATGGAGTTGATGAACTGTTGTTCGGCTATCCAGAAATGCTTCGACAAGCCTCAAGATCGCTTGAAGGTACAAATAATGACTTACAGAAACAATTGGATAAAATTGTTGATTCTATGCTCTTTCGCAACGGTCAAAAGAAGGCATTTACTAATTACCTTAGACAGCAGGTGAATAGGGTAAAAATCCTAACGAAAAATATTTTGTTCGAAAACCAAAGTTCGAAAAGTGATTCGTTTGTATTCCCTGATGCTGGGAAAAAAAATATTCGGGAGTTTGATTCGCTCAGTGATATAACGAATTATCACTTTTACGAGACGTCACTTCCTTCTATACTGAGAAATTTTGATCGTGCATCCATGCAAGCTGGTGTTGAAGTGCGCATGCCATTTATGGACTATAGAATAGTTGACTTTTTACATGCTATACCATTTGAAAGCAAGGTAAAATTTCCCTTTTCAAAAAGAATATTAAGAAGTGCCATGAAGGGTACATTACCCGAAGAAATCAGAGTAAGAAAGTCGAAAATAGGACTTGTCGCTCCCATGGATCATCTGTTGAATAATTACCTACAAGAATTTGCTATGGATATCATGAATTCTAAGGATTTCATTGAATCGCCATATTGGGACGGTAAATCAATACAAGAATACGCAACACACAAAACAGGCAAAAATTCCTGGACAATGCAGGATGGAATGCAAATTTGGCCTTACCTCAATGCCTATTTAATTAAATAG
- a CDS encoding ABC transporter ATP-binding protein produces MSEVAILVKNIGKQYRLGNVGTGTLSHDLNRWWNVIRGKEDPYLKIGETNLRDEKGDSTYVWALKDISFQVEKGEVLGIIGGNGAGKSTLLKILSQVTGPSLGHFKASGRIASLLEVGTGFHGELSGRENIYLNGTILGMTKAEINLKIDEIVSFSGVERYLDTPVKRYSSGMKVRLAFAVAAHLEPDILIVDEVLAVGDIAFQQKAIGKIQQVSRDSKRTVLFVSHDMESISRLCSRTIILKDGTISFIGETQTAIDEYSRQMTEKSKAINIEHRNDRKGLGQLRFKKLELQDLEGNLLRLGRVGKPLVFSMTIDSLLKEEMEVSIGVGIKNKSGEQITLLSSWTKGEILKIKDDQKVYFKIKSLALPEGDYQVDLFMENGTMGNDIQDHLENAFTLKVQGKDYYNSGQVSKHFKYQFYVDFKQEVR; encoded by the coding sequence ATGAGTGAAGTTGCAATTCTTGTAAAAAATATAGGTAAGCAGTATCGCTTGGGAAATGTAGGTACTGGAACGCTTTCACATGATCTTAATAGATGGTGGAACGTCATTCGCGGTAAGGAAGATCCTTATCTCAAGATTGGTGAAACCAATCTAAGAGATGAAAAAGGAGATAGTACTTACGTATGGGCACTTAAAGACATCAGTTTTCAAGTTGAAAAAGGTGAGGTTCTTGGAATAATAGGTGGAAATGGAGCAGGGAAATCAACGTTACTTAAGATTTTATCCCAAGTTACTGGGCCCAGTTTAGGCCATTTTAAGGCAAGCGGTAGAATAGCGAGTCTATTGGAGGTGGGAACTGGTTTCCATGGGGAGCTAAGTGGCCGTGAGAATATTTATCTCAACGGTACTATTCTGGGCATGACTAAGGCGGAGATCAATCTCAAGATAGATGAAATAGTTTCATTTTCAGGGGTTGAACGCTATTTGGACACTCCTGTTAAAAGGTATTCTTCTGGAATGAAAGTGCGCTTAGCGTTTGCTGTGGCTGCACATCTAGAGCCCGATATACTTATTGTAGATGAGGTTTTAGCCGTGGGCGATATTGCCTTCCAGCAAAAAGCAATCGGTAAGATTCAACAGGTCAGTAGAGACAGCAAACGCACTGTGCTTTTTGTTAGTCACGATATGGAATCAATCTCCAGACTATGTTCTAGAACCATTATATTAAAGGATGGCACTATTTCATTTATAGGGGAAACACAAACTGCCATAGATGAATATTCTCGCCAGATGACTGAAAAGTCAAAAGCGATCAATATCGAGCATCGTAATGATAGGAAGGGTTTAGGGCAATTGCGTTTTAAAAAATTGGAGTTGCAAGATCTTGAAGGTAATCTGCTTAGGTTAGGAAGGGTTGGGAAGCCTTTGGTCTTCTCTATGACTATTGATTCTCTTTTAAAAGAAGAAATGGAAGTGTCCATAGGAGTTGGCATAAAGAATAAAAGTGGAGAGCAGATAACGCTACTATCCAGTTGGACCAAGGGAGAAATACTGAAAATAAAGGATGATCAGAAAGTTTATTTCAAAATAAAATCGCTGGCACTTCCTGAAGGAGATTACCAAGTAGATTTATTTATGGAAAATGGTACGATGGGTAATGATATTCAAGACCACTTGGAAAATGCATTTACCTTGAAGGTACAAGGAAAGGACTATTACAATTCAGGACAGGTGTCTAAACATTTCAAATATCAATTTTACGTAGATTTTAAACAGGAAGTAAGATAA
- a CDS encoding formyltransferase family protein, producing MNYALVGNNDGPLRLIIALKKEGVKLPDFVGLQKKPHETLLVKYLQETVNIDFNTGFKEDGLIELLKNHQIDVLINCFCNFKFNILLKLYSCFNIHPSYLPMYRGRHPMHWALILGEKEHGITLHKMTSDFDAGAIYWQEQIELNKNMSVAELREGLMLKLEEGFPVIMSCFFKNEEVVTKSNESIEGSYLPRRFPKDNLLSEWENSDWIYRKVKALRSESSPAYIKTTELEYIPVRDVLIINDPIIKLKENRKPTIIKVLNNKILIQMPDEVILQMTTELGISGKLNKTSVVL from the coding sequence ATGAATTACGCTCTTGTAGGAAACAATGATGGGCCTTTGAGGCTTATTATAGCCCTTAAGAAGGAAGGAGTTAAACTTCCCGATTTTGTTGGTTTGCAAAAAAAACCTCATGAAACGCTATTAGTTAAATACCTTCAAGAGACTGTCAATATTGATTTTAACACTGGTTTTAAAGAGGATGGTCTTATTGAGCTCTTAAAGAATCACCAGATCGATGTACTCATCAATTGCTTTTGCAATTTCAAGTTCAATATTTTACTGAAATTATATTCCTGCTTTAATATTCACCCTAGTTACCTCCCTATGTACCGAGGTAGGCATCCTATGCATTGGGCTCTGATATTAGGTGAAAAGGAGCATGGTATTACCTTACATAAAATGACTTCAGATTTTGATGCAGGAGCGATTTACTGGCAAGAGCAAATTGAATTAAATAAAAATATGTCTGTTGCAGAGCTTAGGGAAGGTCTGATGCTTAAGCTGGAAGAGGGGTTTCCAGTAATTATGTCCTGCTTTTTCAAAAATGAGGAAGTAGTTACAAAGTCAAATGAATCTATAGAAGGTAGCTATTTACCTCGTCGTTTTCCTAAAGATAACTTGCTGTCTGAATGGGAAAATAGTGATTGGATTTACCGCAAGGTAAAGGCTCTGCGATCTGAATCCAGCCCAGCATACATAAAGACAACAGAGTTAGAATATATACCTGTGCGAGACGTCTTAATTATTAATGATCCAATTATAAAACTAAAAGAAAATCGCAAACCTACCATTATCAAAGTTTTAAACAATAAGATCTTAATTCAAATGCCAGATGAAGTAATTTTACAAATGACAACAGAATTAGGTATTAGTGGAAAGTTAAATAAAACAAGTGTTGTCTTATGA
- a CDS encoding RNA polymerase sigma factor — protein MAKSLYQNICDKQHFSKLYEKYAQSLSNILFYKYGALLNPSDKVQDAYIKLWENCAKVAPEAAKTYLYTVANNMMLNEVKHQKVVLKHHQVKPKDYTNESPEFVLRKKEFSERYETVLANLKEEDRVAFLMSKVDGKTHKEIAALLGVTKKVVEHRIYAAFNKLKDELEELRGK, from the coding sequence TTGGCAAAATCACTATATCAAAATATTTGCGATAAACAACACTTTTCAAAACTCTATGAAAAGTATGCTCAAAGTCTTAGTAATATCTTGTTTTATAAATATGGAGCCTTATTAAATCCATCTGATAAAGTACAAGATGCTTATATAAAGTTATGGGAGAACTGTGCTAAGGTTGCTCCAGAGGCTGCAAAAACTTACTTATATACGGTGGCAAATAACATGATGCTCAATGAAGTCAAGCATCAGAAAGTGGTCTTGAAACATCATCAAGTAAAGCCTAAAGATTATACGAATGAGTCTCCAGAATTTGTGTTGCGCAAAAAGGAGTTTTCAGAACGCTATGAAACTGTTTTGGCAAATTTAAAAGAAGAGGATCGGGTTGCCTTTCTTATGAGCAAGGTGGACGGTAAAACCCATAAAGAAATTGCAGCACTATTAGGTGTTACAAAAAAAGTTGTGGAACATCGTATTTACGCTGCCTTTAATAAGCTAAAAGATGAACTAGAAGAGCTTAGAGGAAAATAA
- a CDS encoding TonB-dependent receptor produces MLKNNWLHIILFVCFFWSFKTAGQTSGEKIALKEALHILSEQFQVQFNYQSELVEGIRVVPLSRKRTLKEHINRLEVETSLQFTKIGEAIFSITKNIKICGYLKDAQSLKALEGATVLGEVESTISASNGFFEIAVSSLEEEITISFLGFKTIQEKALLFDSDNCSNVEMYQQEMQISSIVVEGYIVRGIDKNRDGTTTIDFSKFTSLPGLIETDVLQTVKALPGVQSVDETVSNINIRGGSHDQNLILWDGIKMYQSGHFFGLISSFNPQITKTATVITNGTDVSYTDGVSGTIQMNTHDRIQKEFDGSVGLNFISADVFADLPIGQNSSLQVAARRSVDDVVRTPTYDTYFERVTQQTEIDSNIESVLNSNQNFSFYDTSLRWLYHPSENDRLRFNFILINNDLSFDETSTANKTLESRKSSLSQYSIAAGLSYEREWNDQFSTHFNAYNTDYKLQAVNANILEEQLFAQENSVSETGVSLKGTYKWEYLSLDVGYQFVESEVVNQNDVDVPRFLRRDSEILREHAIFTQMQFQNKDRSIFLRPGVRFNYINKFDIFLIEPRVSLSKKLGTDFQIEMLGELKHQNTSQIINFQNDFLGVEKRRWQLADNENIPILRSKQASLGLQYEDNGWLVDATGYYKEVDGITSQSQSFTTKYEFEKATGSYNIVGVDVLLRKQVQKISSWISYSYMVNEYTFEEFEENQFPSNFDTTHSVTLGTTYSNDVVNISTGLNYRTGKPTSVPLLGNEIERGEVNFDTVNDSRVEDYIRADISALYKLKLSRGLRSELGASIWNVFNTDNVINNFYRINAENTVDKFSRSALGLTTNFMVRLKF; encoded by the coding sequence ATGCTCAAGAATAACTGGCTCCATATTATTTTATTTGTTTGTTTTTTCTGGTCATTTAAGACCGCAGGGCAAACTTCGGGAGAAAAGATTGCGCTTAAAGAGGCGCTCCATATCTTGTCTGAGCAATTTCAAGTTCAATTCAACTATCAAAGTGAATTAGTAGAAGGAATAAGGGTAGTTCCGCTTTCGCGAAAGCGAACACTTAAAGAGCATATAAATCGGCTGGAAGTAGAGACTTCATTGCAGTTTACTAAAATAGGGGAAGCTATATTTTCCATCACAAAAAACATCAAGATTTGTGGTTATTTAAAAGACGCTCAATCTTTAAAAGCACTGGAAGGAGCGACGGTTTTAGGAGAAGTGGAAAGCACCATAAGTGCCAGTAATGGCTTTTTTGAGATTGCAGTAAGCTCCCTAGAGGAAGAAATTACAATCAGTTTTCTAGGTTTCAAAACCATTCAGGAAAAGGCTTTATTATTTGATTCAGACAATTGTTCGAATGTAGAGATGTACCAGCAAGAAATGCAAATCTCTTCTATCGTTGTAGAAGGTTATATCGTGCGTGGAATTGATAAAAACAGAGATGGCACGACAACTATAGATTTTTCAAAGTTTACATCGCTTCCTGGTCTTATCGAGACAGATGTGTTACAAACCGTAAAAGCACTTCCAGGAGTTCAAAGTGTTGATGAAACCGTGTCTAACATCAATATAAGAGGTGGTTCTCATGATCAAAACCTGATCCTTTGGGATGGTATAAAAATGTATCAATCGGGTCACTTCTTTGGATTGATTTCAAGCTTTAATCCACAAATCACCAAAACCGCAACCGTAATTACGAACGGGACAGATGTCTCTTATACAGACGGCGTTTCAGGTACCATACAGATGAATACGCACGACCGCATACAAAAGGAGTTTGATGGAAGTGTAGGGCTTAATTTTATTAGTGCTGATGTTTTTGCAGATCTTCCCATTGGTCAAAATTCATCGTTACAAGTAGCGGCTCGCAGGTCTGTGGATGACGTGGTGCGGACGCCTACTTATGACACCTATTTTGAAAGAGTTACACAGCAAACCGAGATTGATTCTAATATCGAGAGTGTTTTAAATTCAAATCAGAATTTCAGCTTTTATGACACTTCTTTAAGATGGTTATACCATCCATCAGAGAACGATCGCTTGCGATTTAACTTTATCCTTATCAATAACGATTTGTCTTTTGATGAAACCTCCACAGCCAATAAAACTCTGGAGAGTAGAAAAAGTAGCCTTTCCCAATATAGCATTGCCGCTGGATTAAGCTATGAACGGGAATGGAACGATCAGTTTTCAACCCATTTCAACGCATACAATACAGATTACAAATTGCAAGCTGTAAATGCCAATATTCTAGAAGAACAACTTTTTGCACAAGAAAATAGTGTTTCAGAAACTGGAGTTAGTCTGAAGGGAACTTACAAATGGGAATACCTATCGCTGGATGTAGGATATCAATTTGTGGAGTCCGAGGTTGTGAATCAGAATGATGTAGATGTACCGCGATTTTTAAGAAGAGATTCAGAAATTTTAAGGGAACATGCAATTTTCACCCAAATGCAATTTCAAAACAAGGATAGGAGCATCTTTTTGCGTCCAGGAGTACGATTCAATTATATAAATAAATTTGATATTTTCCTGATCGAGCCTAGAGTAAGCCTTAGTAAAAAACTGGGAACAGATTTTCAAATAGAAATGTTGGGAGAATTGAAACATCAAAACACTTCACAAATAATCAATTTTCAAAATGATTTTCTAGGAGTGGAAAAAAGAAGATGGCAACTGGCAGATAATGAGAATATCCCTATTTTAAGAAGTAAACAAGCTTCCTTAGGATTACAATATGAGGATAACGGCTGGCTAGTGGACGCCACTGGCTATTATAAAGAGGTCGATGGTATCACTTCACAAAGTCAAAGCTTTACCACAAAGTACGAGTTTGAGAAGGCTACGGGAAGCTATAATATCGTGGGCGTTGATGTTTTATTGCGCAAACAAGTTCAAAAAATCAGCAGCTGGATCAGTTATTCATATATGGTAAATGAGTACACCTTTGAGGAGTTTGAAGAGAATCAATTCCCCAGTAATTTTGACACCACACATTCCGTCACATTAGGAACAACCTATTCAAATGACGTTGTGAATATCTCTACAGGATTAAATTATAGAACCGGTAAGCCTACCTCAGTACCGCTACTAGGGAATGAAATAGAACGCGGAGAGGTGAATTTTGATACGGTAAACGATAGTAGAGTAGAAGACTATATAAGAGCAGATATATCTGCTTTGTACAAATTAAAACTATCACGTGGACTACGTTCTGAGCTAGGAGCGTCGATCTGGAATGTTTTTAATACAGACAACGTCATCAATAATTTCTATCGAATAAATGCGGAGAACACAGTGGATAAGTTCAGCAGAAGTGCGCTAGGCTTAACCACAAACTTTATGGTTAGGTTGAAGTTTTAA
- a CDS encoding Gfo/Idh/MocA family protein, with protein sequence MENLKFAVVGCGNIGKRHAAVIDKEEHANLVAICDIDSQKTADLNKVYGVEVYTDFQEMLSEAKFDILCICTPHGLHAPMSIQAARSKKHILVEKPMALTSKAAKEMIEEAEKNKVNLWVVKQNRYNKPIRLVKQVLDQERLGKIFLVQTNVLWNRHQRYYEESPWRGSKRTEGGALHTQVSHFLDLLIWWFGEIIEAKSLYDTLNHDIEIEDAGVAALRFENNALGSLNWTTCVYNANYEGSITIIGELGTIKIGGRYLNKIDHWDVQAYPLPENEEFNDQPNTYSHYKGTSSNHDKLINDLIGQIIEGRRGVVEGPEGLKSIEAIEKIYGNV encoded by the coding sequence ATGGAAAATTTAAAGTTTGCAGTCGTAGGTTGTGGGAATATTGGCAAAAGACACGCTGCAGTAATTGATAAAGAAGAGCATGCTAATTTGGTTGCTATTTGTGACATAGACTCACAGAAAACCGCAGATCTTAATAAGGTTTATGGTGTAGAAGTTTATACAGATTTTCAAGAGATGTTATCTGAAGCAAAATTTGACATTCTATGTATTTGCACTCCTCATGGCTTGCACGCTCCAATGAGTATTCAAGCGGCTAGATCAAAAAAACACATTCTCGTGGAAAAGCCAATGGCACTTACCTCCAAGGCTGCTAAAGAGATGATAGAAGAAGCTGAAAAGAACAAAGTAAACCTTTGGGTGGTTAAACAAAATCGATATAACAAGCCTATACGACTTGTCAAACAGGTATTGGATCAGGAAAGACTCGGAAAAATATTCTTAGTACAAACTAACGTGCTTTGGAACCGCCATCAACGATATTATGAAGAATCCCCTTGGCGTGGTAGCAAACGAACTGAGGGAGGCGCATTGCACACTCAGGTAAGCCATTTTTTAGATTTGCTGATTTGGTGGTTTGGAGAGATAATCGAAGCCAAATCTTTATATGATACGCTTAACCATGATATTGAAATAGAGGATGCTGGCGTTGCGGCACTTCGTTTCGAGAATAACGCTTTAGGCTCGTTAAACTGGACAACTTGTGTTTACAATGCAAACTATGAGGGGAGCATAACAATCATAGGAGAATTAGGTACCATCAAAATAGGCGGACGTTATCTTAATAAAATTGACCATTGGGACGTTCAGGCCTATCCGCTCCCTGAAAATGAAGAATTCAACGACCAGCCAAATACCTATAGTCATTATAAAGGTACCAGTTCGAATCATGATAAGCTCATCAATGATCTAATAGGTCAGATTATAGAAGGTAGAAGAGGAGTGGTTGAAGGGCCAGAAGGTCTCAAATCTATCGAAGCTATAGAGAAAATTTACGGTAATGTTTAG
- a CDS encoding ABC transporter permease has product MKGSGKWDIEVDSRQRVFQHKIPEILKYKDLLILLVRRDIVINYKQTILGPLWLIIKPLITSAIYVVVFNRLAKLSTDNIPPILFQMAGVVLWSFIAETIKINSDCFKLNADIFSKVYFPRAVVPLANTLNTFFQFGIQFVLFLGFILFYYVKGYQFGWDLTLLLFPVLILICAMFSLGIGMIVSSFTYKYRDLQLLLTFAVQLAMYATPVIYPLSTAPPSLRWVLLMNPMTAVLEAFRNIFLNSGFLSYQNLLISAIVSFLLFITGLFIFNRTEKNFMDTV; this is encoded by the coding sequence TTGAAAGGATCTGGGAAATGGGATATTGAGGTTGATTCGCGCCAGCGTGTGTTTCAGCATAAAATACCAGAAATTCTAAAGTATAAGGACTTACTGATACTCCTAGTGCGTCGTGATATTGTCATCAATTATAAGCAGACTATTTTAGGTCCACTTTGGTTGATTATAAAGCCGCTTATTACATCGGCAATTTATGTAGTTGTTTTCAACAGGCTTGCTAAGTTATCCACGGATAACATTCCCCCTATACTTTTTCAAATGGCCGGTGTGGTTTTATGGTCTTTTATCGCTGAAACTATTAAGATTAATTCCGATTGTTTTAAATTAAACGCAGATATTTTTAGCAAAGTCTATTTTCCTAGGGCTGTAGTACCTCTTGCAAATACTTTAAATACGTTTTTTCAATTTGGGATTCAATTCGTATTGTTTCTAGGCTTTATCTTATTCTACTATGTAAAAGGTTATCAGTTTGGTTGGGATTTAACTTTACTTTTGTTTCCAGTTTTGATTTTAATCTGTGCCATGTTTTCCTTAGGAATAGGGATGATAGTGAGTAGCTTTACTTATAAGTATCGAGACTTACAACTGTTACTTACGTTTGCGGTGCAGCTCGCCATGTATGCGACACCGGTAATTTATCCCCTTTCAACAGCGCCACCATCGTTGAGATGGGTTCTATTGATGAATCCCATGACAGCAGTATTAGAGGCTTTTCGTAATATATTTTTGAACTCGGGCTTTCTCAGTTATCAAAACCTTCTTATTAGCGCGATAGTATCTTTTCTTTTGTTTATTACCGGGTTATTTATTTTCAATAGAACGGAGAAAAACTTTATGGATACGGTATGA
- a CDS encoding GNAT family N-acetyltransferase, protein MFRFIPFDEKKTSWFDSRKMQHLYNSSAWLNCIRDTYDFEVLLLVDEEDKYHAAFCKIDDDFGKRLISLPFSDYVPFLNTGVGYFEKLFNYCQQQYPDYQITLKTETSHELNLPQQLSRKAVYHKVKLQETESVFHKSFIRGVKKAQKSGVLIRIRNTPDALKDFYKLYHRLRINKFKSIPQPFIFFKAIYNQFIMKGDGFILEAISSDKVIASMIILEHKNTAYYKFGCSHDEFLDYKPNNLLFFELRKILFNRKFEYLDLGLSGCGDSYKGLRRWKDHVGGIMHPISYWQMGSKLPPDRVEKIAEMKIDIQKKTQQIVENRLGPWETSERSKELYKYFA, encoded by the coding sequence ATGTTTAGATTCATCCCTTTTGATGAAAAAAAAACCTCTTGGTTTGATTCCCGAAAAATGCAACACCTTTACAATAGCTCTGCATGGTTGAATTGTATTCGTGATACTTATGACTTTGAAGTGCTTTTATTAGTTGATGAAGAGGATAAATATCACGCAGCTTTTTGCAAAATAGATGATGATTTTGGAAAACGTTTGATAAGTTTACCATTTTCAGACTATGTACCTTTTTTGAATACAGGAGTAGGTTATTTTGAAAAGCTCTTCAATTACTGTCAACAACAATATCCAGATTACCAAATCACATTGAAAACAGAGACCTCTCACGAGCTGAATCTACCTCAACAGTTGAGTAGAAAAGCCGTTTATCATAAAGTTAAATTACAAGAAACAGAATCGGTTTTTCATAAATCTTTTATACGTGGAGTAAAAAAAGCTCAAAAATCAGGGGTGTTAATCCGTATTAGGAATACTCCTGATGCATTAAAAGATTTTTATAAGCTTTACCACCGCTTGAGAATCAATAAGTTTAAGAGTATACCTCAGCCCTTTATTTTCTTCAAAGCTATCTATAATCAATTTATAATGAAAGGAGATGGCTTTATCCTGGAAGCAATTTCTTCGGATAAGGTTATTGCGAGTATGATTATTTTAGAGCATAAAAACACAGCCTATTATAAATTTGGCTGCTCACATGATGAATTTCTAGATTATAAGCCAAATAATTTGCTCTTTTTCGAATTAAGGAAAATTCTTTTCAATCGAAAATTCGAATATTTAGACTTAGGATTAAGCGGTTGTGGAGACTCCTATAAGGGTCTTAGGAGATGGAAAGATCATGTCGGAGGAATTATGCACCCAATATCTTACTGGCAGATGGGTTCCAAACTGCCACCTGATCGGGTTGAGAAAATTGCTGAAATGAAAATTGATATTCAAAAAAAAACTCAGCAAATTGTAGAAAATCGCCTAGGTCCATGGGAAACAAGTGAAAGGAGTAAAGAACTTTATAAGTATTTTGCATGA